In Canis lupus familiaris isolate Mischka breed German Shepherd chromosome 5, alternate assembly UU_Cfam_GSD_1.0, whole genome shotgun sequence, a genomic segment contains:
- the TVP23B gene encoding Golgi apparatus membrane protein TVP23 homolog B — MLQQDSNDDTEDVSLFDAEEETSNRPKKSKIRHPVASFFHLFFRVSAIVVYLLCELFSSSFIACMVTIILLLSCDFWAVKNVTGRLMVGLRWWNHIDEDGKSHWVFESRKASAQESKTVSEAESRIFWLGLIACPVLWVIFAFSALFSFRVKWLAVVIMGVVLQGANLYGYIRCKVGSRKNLTNMATSYLGKQFLRQNAGEDQTS; from the exons ATGTTGCAGCAG GACAGTAATGACGACACTGAGGATGTTTCCCTGTTTGATGCGGAAGAGGAGACGAGTAACAGACCAAAAAAATCCAAGATCAG acATCCAGTGgcatcatttttccatttattctttcgAGTCAGTGCAATTGTAGTCTATCTTCTCTGTGAATTGTTCAGCAGCAGCTTTATTGCCTGTATGGTGACAATTATCTTGTTGTTGTCATGTGACTTTTGGGCAGTCAAG AATGTCACCGGTAGACTCATGGTTGGTCTGCGTTGGTGGAATCATATAGATGAAGATGGAAAAAGCCATTGGGTGTTTGAGTCCAGGAAG GCATCTGCTCAAGAGAGTAAAACAGTTTCTGAGGCCGAATCAAGAATCTTTTGGTTAGGACTTATTGCCTGTCCTGTGCTGTGGGTGATATTTGCCTTTAGCGCGCTTTTCTCCTTCCGAGTGAAGTGGTTG gcGGTGGTTATCATGGGTGTGGTGCTACAAGGTGCCAACCTGTATGGCTATATCAGGTGCAAGGTGGGCAGCAGGAAGAATTTAACCAACATGGCTACATCTTATCTTGGAAAGCAGTTTTTAAGACAA aATGCTGGAGAAGACCAGACTTCCTGA